In Desulfofustis limnaeus, the genomic stretch TTGCGGTGCAGGAAAGGGGGAACTCCATGAGCGTGTGGGGAGAGGTGCTATGCAGTTCAGAAGAAAACCGAAAAAAAAATTGACCCCGGTCCAGCAGAACCGGTTGCTGAAGGTTTGCCTCGTTCTGGTATCGGTGGCGGCGTTGTGGCTGCTTTTGTCTCCGTCAACCGGGGTCTATGGGCTGGTGAAACTGCGTCGTGAAGCTGCTCGACTTGAGCAGCAGACCAAGACCTTGCAACAGAGCAACGAGACGCTGCGTCAGGAAATCGATCGGTTACATAACGATCCGGACTATCTGGAGCGAATCGCCCGGGAAAAATACGGAATGCTGAAAAAAAACGAACAAGTCTTCGATTTTTCGAAAACCTCGAAAGAGCAATCGGAGACCGCAGATTGACTATCCGTAATCCTCTTCCCGAAGATCGCCCACACCTGGTCTGATCAATTCGATCCCGCCGGGATCGTGGCGTTCAGGAAGCTCAGGAGAAGCCTGAACGTCCACATGACGGGGCTGATGGCAAGGAGGACAACGAATTGCCGCCACTGCCGCCGGTCTTCAACGAACTGGTAACCGACAGGAGTTTCCTGATTTTTATGGAGCCACATGCCGGGCAGGTGACCGACGCGGTTTCGGACGTGGTGCAGATGGTTTCGAACTGGTTATGACAGTCGTTGCAAATGAATTCGTACAAGGGCATGGCATACCTTTCTTGCGTTGGGCGTTGCGTAAAAGAATTACATAAAACAATATAATTCAGGGCGCGCCAAAGGTAAAGAAGAGCGTGAAAAATTGAAATTTCATCCAGAATCGACCACCCAGGAATATTTTTCCCGCAGGCATTTCTATGATATTCCGAGGATGCAACAGGAGTGCACCACGATGGGATGAAGCGAAATGGCGCCCTTGTAGAATGCCCTCAGGAGGTGAACTCATCCACCGATTCTATTCGGTCAGTCGTTTGAAGATAGAGCATTCACGACAGATGCTGATCTTGTCTCGATAGGAGACGTCGTTAGTACAATCGCACAGGGTTCCGCACAGAAACCAGCAAAGATCGCCGCTTTGAAACTCCCAGGCCGGGCACGCCTCCCGGTTCGGGCAGCTCTTTTGCTCCCAACAGGGGATCAGTTCTTTATTCTTGCCCCGCTGTTTGATCAACAGGAAGAAGAGTTGACGCTCGATATGGGCTGGGATTGATCGCCACCCTTGTTCGTAGCTGTGAATCGTTTTGAGGGACATCCCCAGCAGGGCGGCCAGCTGCTTTTGCGTCTTGCCGAGCTTCCTGCGAATTGAACTAAATTCTGTCTTTTCCATGCCAGCAACCTGGTTGAGGTGAGTAGTGAACCGTTCAGGGTATATGCTCAATATGGACGTCTCTACCCTATACCACAAAGGGGGAGGTTGCGCTTTGTTTTTTTGTCGGAGACCGAGAATGGCGGAGCTAAAGGTTCAGCCGCTGCGCAAGGGGCTGGTACTTGGCTCGGGCCAAGGAAATCGTTCGCTGATTACATCCGTTCCGATTACACTAGCGCAGGTAAAGTCCATGGCGATGCCCTTCGTCAGGTGAGGTGTCGGTAACTCAAAAAGGGGCGCTTTATCCAGATGAACCAAAAATCAGATTTCCAGGACAGCTCGGTCCGGTCGAAGGCGCTATTACGAAGATCCGGCGAGGAGAAGAGGCCGCAGCGCAGCAACCGCAGAAAAGAGCGGCCGGTTTTTTGTCCCTCGGAGATGGGTTTCATGGGTTCTGGTGACGTCCAGCCATGGGGAGGAAAGACGGCTGCTGATTGGACCCGGACGTTTGAAGATGACGCGTGCCGGAGTAAAACGAAGCCGGCAGTGAAAGAAATGGTGGCGAGGCAAAAGATTAAAAATCTCGATGCCCAACTGGTGCTGAGATGATTACACGTTCGGGACAGGTGATCCGGGCGTTACGCGCCATTGTCAGATATCATCTGAGTTGCGGCGTGCACGGCTATAGTGGTTCCAGGCACATCGATTCTGCCGTGAAACGTCTGTCTGCAAGCCTGACAGTGGTCCAAAAGAGTGCAGCCAGTACGAAATCATCAGTGGCTCCTGAAGTCGCCGACACTGCGAAACAACCAGTATCGGCTCGAGCGGCCTTGGCTCAGTTGACAGAAGAGGTCGCCTCGTGCCGGATGTGTCAGTTGCATACCCAGCGGATATGCCCCGTTGTCGGAGACGGTGGACGTCAGCCACGACTGTTGATCGTCGGTGAGTGGCCGATCGTCCCCAGCGCGGCCACGAGACCGGAGACGCTTTTCGGTGTGGAGGAAGACCTCATGGTGGAGCGGATGAAGACGGCCCTTGGGCTTTCCCCAGACCACGTTTATGTTACCAGTCTGATCAAATGTGGAGTTCCGGCCGCCGTTCGCCCAAGTCTCGAGCAGGCGAAAACCTGCTCTCGGTATGTACGGCGACAGGTGGAACTCTTACAGCCGGAAGTTGTTTGCGCCATGGGAACGTTCGCCGCGCAGGTCCTGACTGGCATTGACAGACCGCTTTCCATGCTGCGCGGCCGGGTATTGCCCGGTGGGCTTGGAGATGAAAGCCAGCTAGTGGTGGTGCCGACCTACCATCCCACTTTTCTTCTACAGAATCCTGATATGAAGTCAGCGGCTTGGCAGGATCTCCAGCTCGTTATGAAAAAGCTCGGCCTGCAGCACCGCAACGCCTGAGCATCGGGGGAGCAAGATGGTGGGAATCAGAAGCTGAGGGTCAGCTGATTGCTGACCATGATGATCGACTCGATTTCCGAATAGGTATCGGAAACCTTGAACAGGTCGCCGGTATCCATGTAACCGAAATGTACTTGGTAAGACAGGGAGTTGAAAAGACGATAGACGACGCCGATATTGGCCTCCCAACTCGATTCGGTTTCCAGAGCGGCGTCGGCGTCCCAGTTGCCTTTGGTGACGCCGATCGCGCCGTGGAAGGCGAGGTCGGGGGTGGCCAGATATTCAGCGGCTACGGCAAAGCCGCGCGGCGGCCTTGATTTGCTCGATGACGTCAGAAGGCGATCGGTAAAAGGATCGGGACCGAACAGATCGGAGGCGCTGCTGGTGATCATCAACGGTTTAAAGCGTTCGGTGGCGAGGCTCAAACCTTCGGCAGATTCGGTTACAGCGTGGTAATCAAACAGATAACCGGTGATCTTG encodes the following:
- a CDS encoding FtsB family cell division protein, with protein sequence MQFRRKPKKKLTPVQQNRLLKVCLVLVSVAALWLLLSPSTGVYGLVKLRREAARLEQQTKTLQQSNETLRQEIDRLHNDPDYLERIAREKYGMLKKNEQVFDFSKTSKEQSETAD
- a CDS encoding FmdB family zinc ribbon protein — protein: MPLYEFICNDCHNQFETICTTSETASVTCPACGSIKIRKLLSVTSSLKTGGSGGNSLSSLPSAPSCGRSGFS
- a CDS encoding helix-turn-helix domain-containing protein; this encodes MEKTEFSSIRRKLGKTQKQLAALLGMSLKTIHSYEQGWRSIPAHIERQLFFLLIKQRGKNKELIPCWEQKSCPNREACPAWEFQSGDLCWFLCGTLCDCTNDVSYRDKISICRECSIFKRLTE
- a CDS encoding uracil-DNA glycosylase; the encoded protein is MAQLTEEVASCRMCQLHTQRICPVVGDGGRQPRLLIVGEWPIVPSAATRPETLFGVEEDLMVERMKTALGLSPDHVYVTSLIKCGVPAAVRPSLEQAKTCSRYVRRQVELLQPEVVCAMGTFAAQVLTGIDRPLSMLRGRVLPGGLGDESQLVVVPTYHPTFLLQNPDMKSAAWQDLQLVMKKLGLQHRNA